Proteins found in one Quercus robur chromosome 2, dhQueRobu3.1, whole genome shotgun sequence genomic segment:
- the LOC126702599 gene encoding B3 domain-containing protein At2g33720-like has translation MNPMSSASEMTEKELTLNGQLQVSQENVFAHHESEGVSTELKLGYGSCITTERELSENLVSFSLSETARAIKRMKLEEGEGPNSVSLELKVGLFDPWVIRKRITFSDINVVKSRLLLPKYLVEKHILRQWEASIENIKNNGVRVAVWDCDTKSEHQLLFKQWGNGTYVLIENWNMGFVRRRGLKEADEIGLYWDQSNSRFSFTILKQALSN, from the coding sequence ATGAATCCGATGAGTTCTGCATCTGAAATGACAGAAAAAGAACTTACCTTGAATGGCCAACTCCAAGTCAGTCAAGAAAACGTCTTTGCCCATCATGAATCTGAAGGGGTTTCAACAGAATTGAAGTTGGGTTATGGTTCTTGCATCACCACAGAGAGGGAATTAAGTGAAAACTTGGTCAGTTTCTCTCTTTCAGAGACAGCTCGCGCAATCAAAAGAATGAAACTTGAAGAAGGAGAAGGGCCTAACAGTGTGTCATTGGAGTTGAAGGTTGGCTTATTTGATCCTTGGGTTATCAGGAAGAGGATCACGTTTAGTGATATTAACGTCGTAAAGTCCAGGCTCTTGTTACCAAAATACTTGGTTGAGAAGCATATTTTGCGACAATGGGAAGCAAGCATTGAAAACATTAAGAATAATGGGGTTCGAGTTGCTGTTTGGGATTGTGATACCAAGTCCGAACATCAATTGCTGTTCAAACAGTGGGGTAATGGGACTTATGTACTCATTGAAAACTGGAATATGGGATTTGTGAGGAGGAGGGGCCTGAAGGAAGCTGATGAGATTGGACTTTACTGGGATCAAAGCAATTCAAGATTCAGTTTTACCATTCTCAAGCAGGCTTTAAGCAATTAG